The Fervidobacterium thailandense genome contains the following window.
AACCCGTTGGAGAATGATCTTGTGCGGGAGGTTTACAAGATCGTCGATGACGGTGTTGATGTGCTTTTCGAGATGAGCGGGAACAGGAAAGCCTTCGAGGACGGTTTGAAGTGTGTCACCATGGGTGGTGAGGTTTCAATACTTGGAATATTCGGTGGAAGGATAGAGGTCAACATAGATTCGTTAATCACGATGCGAGGATTAACGGTTTATGGTATAACTGGCAGGAGGATGTTCGAAACGTGGCGTATAGCAGATGAACTGCTGAGAACTAAGAAAGTTGACTTATCAAAGGTTGTCACGCACGTGCTTCCGTTTAATGAATGGGAAAAAGGCCTTGAGCTTATGATATCCAAGAAGTGCGGGAAAGTGGTACTGAATCTCGATTTGTAAGACTATTTAAGGGTTAAAGGGGGTGGAGTGATGTTTGACTACAAGATCCTCGAAAGCGAACTTGAAAACCTCAAGAACGAGGGGTTGTACATAAACATCAGAACTCTCGAGTCTCCACAGGGAGCGTGGATTGTTGTTAACGGAAAAAGAGTACTCAACCTTTGTTCGAACAACTATCTCGGATTTGCCAACGACGAGAGGTTGAAGAAAGCGGCGATTAGGGCCGTTGAAGAGTGGGGAGTTGGTCCCGGGGCGGTTCGCACAATCGCCGGAACTATGAAGATACACGAAGAACTTGAACGTGCACTTGCCGAGTTCAAAGGTGCGGAAGCCACAATTTTCCTTCAATCGGGTTTTGTTGCCAATCAAGCGGCTATTCCAACACTTTTCGGGGATGAGAACGATGCGATTATCTCCGACGAGCTGAACCATGCGAGTATCATCGATGGTGTCAGGTTATCGAAAGCGAAAAGGTACGTCTACAAGCACAACGATATGAACGACCTGGAGGAACGGCTCAAGGAAGCCAGAAATGTTCAGAACGCAAGGAGGATACTCATAGTCACCGACGGGGTTTTCAGTATGGACGGTGACATTGCGCCACTACCGGAAATCGTCGATCTGGCTGAAAAATACGGTGCCGCAGTGATGGTTGATGACGCGCACGGTGAGGGTGTGCTTGGACGGGGTGGAAGAGGAATTGTGGACCACTTCGGTCTGCACGGTAGGGTTGATATGGAGATAGGGACGCTCTCTAAGGCGTTTGGTGTGCTTGGTGGATACATAGCCGGTAGCGAAACGCTCATCAGGTACTTAAAGCAAAAAGCAAGGCCGTTCCTCTTCAGCACGGGACTTACACCGGCCGACGTGGCCGCGTGTTTGGAGGCGGTCAAGATACTCCAAGAAAGTGATGATAGGGTGAAGAAACTCTGGGAGAACGCGAACTATTTCAAGACCGAGATGAAGAAACTCGGGTTCGACCTCGGAGTCAGCCAGACACCTATAACACCGGTTATGCTCTACGATGCGAAGGTAGCGAGTCAGTTCAGCAAGGAACTGTTCGAGGAAGGAATTTTCGCCCAGTCCATAGGCTATCCAACCGTACCGAAGGGTAAGGCAAGAATACGCGTGATGATTAGCGCGGTCCACTCAAAAGAAGACCTCGATTTTGCCCTCGAAAAATTTGAAAAAATCGGAAAGAAGCTCGGAGTGATTTAGAGAAATAACACAAGCCAGCAGTGTAGGAAGAGGCTCTGCCTCTTCCGTTTGCATTAAATATTAAACGGGATTTTATGGCCCAATTCGGGGGAAGTGGTATGGGACTCGTGAAACTTTTGAGAAATGCGGAAGTTTTTTCTCCAGAACCAGTTGGGAAGAAAGATATACTGATCGTTGGAAATCAAATAGCGGTCGTTGAATCCGACATTGTTGTGAACGTCCCAGATTTGGAAGTAATCGACGCAAGCGGTTTAATAGCCGTTCCAGGTTTCATCGACACGCACGTTCACTTCCTCGGTGGAGGTGGCGAGGGAGGTTTCTCCACAAGGACAGCTGAACTTGATCCGAGAGATTGTATCGTCAACGGAGTTACCACGCTCGTTGGTTGCCTTGGAACGGACGGTGTTACCAGGTCTCTGGATAGTCTTTACGCGAAGGCGAAAGCACTGGAAGAATTCGGATTGACCACTTTCATATACACCGGTTCTTACCGTGTTCCACCGGTTACGTTCACCGGTAGCATCCAGAGGGACATTGTGTTGATAGATAAGGTGATAGGAGTTGGGGAAATTGCCATTTCGGATCATCGTTCCTCGCAACCAACGTATGAGGAAATTCTGAGAATCGTTGCGGATGCACGCGTTGGAGGGATGCTTTCGGGAAAACCTGGTATCGTGAACTTCCACGTGGGAGCCGGTAGAAAGGGAATTGAGTACCTCTTCAAGATTGTCGAGGAAACGGAAATCCCCATAACGCATCTTTATCCGACACACATGAGCAGGTCAAAGAGATTGTTTGAAGAAGGTCTGAGGTTTTGCGAACTTGGTGGTATGGTCGACGTAACCGCGCTCCAGCCGTTTGAAAGAGAAGAAGACTTCAGTCCGGTAGACGCGTTAATCATGGCTTATGAAAACGGACTCATCGGAGCGGTGACAATCTCTTCTGACGGACAAGGTAGCTTACCCGTTTTCGACGATATGGGTAACATGGTGGGATTTAAGGTCGGTAGTGTGGGTGCACTTCTTCACACCGTGAAGCTTGCGGTGGAAAAGGGGTTACCGATCTGGCAAGTTTTAAAGACCGTTACTATCAATTCGGCGAAGGTGCTGAAGCTAAAGCGGAAGGGAAAGATAGAAAAAGGATACGATGCGGATATCATTCTTATGGAAGATTTTCACGTCAAGTGGGTAATTTCGAGGGGAAAGCCTCTGATGGTTGAAGGTAACGTTGTTGAACCATTCAGAGTAATGTGATATCGTATTTATTGAAGAAAATCTCCAGGAGGTTTGACTATGCTCGAGCAGTTCCTTGCGTTTTTCGAAAAGATGGCGTTCTCCCAGATGACCTTTGGTAATATCGTGATGCTCTTTATCGCCGGTGTACTTATTTACGTGGCTGTTAAGAAAGATGCGGAGCCACT
Protein-coding sequences here:
- a CDS encoding glycine C-acetyltransferase, with product MFDYKILESELENLKNEGLYINIRTLESPQGAWIVVNGKRVLNLCSNNYLGFANDERLKKAAIRAVEEWGVGPGAVRTIAGTMKIHEELERALAEFKGAEATIFLQSGFVANQAAIPTLFGDENDAIISDELNHASIIDGVRLSKAKRYVYKHNDMNDLEERLKEARNVQNARRILIVTDGVFSMDGDIAPLPEIVDLAEKYGAAVMVDDAHGEGVLGRGGRGIVDHFGLHGRVDMEIGTLSKAFGVLGGYIAGSETLIRYLKQKARPFLFSTGLTPADVAACLEAVKILQESDDRVKKLWENANYFKTEMKKLGFDLGVSQTPITPVMLYDAKVASQFSKELFEEGIFAQSIGYPTVPKGKARIRVMISAVHSKEDLDFALEKFEKIGKKLGVI
- the iadA gene encoding beta-aspartyl-peptidase → MGLVKLLRNAEVFSPEPVGKKDILIVGNQIAVVESDIVVNVPDLEVIDASGLIAVPGFIDTHVHFLGGGGEGGFSTRTAELDPRDCIVNGVTTLVGCLGTDGVTRSLDSLYAKAKALEEFGLTTFIYTGSYRVPPVTFTGSIQRDIVLIDKVIGVGEIAISDHRSSQPTYEEILRIVADARVGGMLSGKPGIVNFHVGAGRKGIEYLFKIVEETEIPITHLYPTHMSRSKRLFEEGLRFCELGGMVDVTALQPFEREEDFSPVDALIMAYENGLIGAVTISSDGQGSLPVFDDMGNMVGFKVGSVGALLHTVKLAVEKGLPIWQVLKTVTINSAKVLKLKRKGKIEKGYDADIILMEDFHVKWVISRGKPLMVEGNVVEPFRVM